gtTAAAAGACAACTAACATTTCTCATAATAAAATTAAAccttcaaaaattaaattgaataatatCTTGAATTTCAAAGACCATTATAAAATTTACTCAAAATTGAGAATCTACATgctattttctttgccattacAAGTGCGTTCAAAGGGGACCCAGGGCACTACAATGTTTGTTAAAGGTctcttttctatttattttaccGTTATTTTGCTTCTCCTCgtaaatatgtaataaataatAACCCAATAAGTATTTATTACTACTACTGATACAGTTACCTTCATTAATACTTATTTATTTCAAAATGGTCTATCAATAGTagaataatatttaatttaatttgaattttgattcttttacataatttcataaaaataatcctaaaattatttgtatgaaaaaagaaataaatttgattttttaattatattttttataaattttttaactataaaaaatattataaatttgatcttttttaattataaatttatattactaacaaaaaaaatttaaaaatacaaataataaataaaattttaaaatatttaaaaacatgacaaaaataaccaaatattaaatatatattattaaaaaattttagaaattatattttactataatttttacaagaattataaaaaaataagatattttaatctttaaaatttagtaatatactaaatgaatatttttttttaatatcttttccATGAATGaccaattttttattaaaagaatttgttaaaaaatgttagagatcaaattttactcTATTTTTTTTGCATGAATCTTCTAAATAATTATCTCTTGCATACAAAAATTGGAACAAATTTCgatatctaattttatttatttactttttaaagTACTTTGGTCATtcacaaaaaatattaacaaatattcacttaatttaaaataatcaaattttaagaattaaaatatctcaactttttaataatatttataaaaaattatattaaaatatatttttttatttttaaaaatgatataatatctattttttaaattttaaatatttagagatcttatttgttatttatatattttaaaattatttttgctTAAGACATAAATTTTCGAGtacttttttttagtttatcGTTAATAAAACGTGGGACTAATTAGTGTATGttaattaaagtattaaactCATAATTTTtggcaattttttttttttatccaaaCGGTATCTTTCAACCCGACAGGTTAAGGACTAATCCGTCGCGGATCTGAGCTCTATTTAAGGGTCTGTCGCTAGCCAATgagttgctgcatgcacaaggcggggttcgaactcccgacacttgcttaagcggacaAGTGAGCTGACGACTCGGTTTAATTTTTGGCAATTTACTGAGGGTTTTTTCAGTCGTTGTTATGGGCCTGGAAGAACCCAACCCACACCAAAGACAAGTGGAATTGTTGACTCTCTTGTGCAAAGAAGGAAATGGTATGATCATGTGGGGAATGCACAAGGGTTGGGCCCTCCTCCTTTTCGGAAAAACGACTGATGAAGCTTGCTCAGTCAGCTCAGTCAGCTCAGTCATGGTTTAGTTTTCATTGGGCTTCGGCCTAGAACTGGGCCTGACCCACCAAGAAATTCAGGGTCTCTGAAATATGCGCGCGCGCGCGCAAAGTCGAACCCGCTCTGTGTGTGTGACTGTGTTCATTGCAAAGCGCCAAAGTGTGTTCGGTTCGTTTCTGTTGCTTCAAACCCTAATGCAGATTGTTGTGTTTGTTGGTTCAGGATTCATTCGATTTCTCACTTGGTGAGtgaagaaaaagggaaaagtgAGTGAAATTTCAATCCATTTCTTTTTTGGTTAAATCTATGAGTTGGTGCGAAGGCGTTAAGGAACCCCGCGTTCTCGTTGCACCCGGTAAGTTACTTATATTCATAGTTTTCATTTCAAGTTGTGAAATGTGGAGCTTGTGAATTTCAAATGCAGTGTATATGTTGGTTTTGTTTGAGTTTATTATTATGAAATTTTGTAATTTGTGAATCATGGAAGTTGATAACAAGAATTTCATTTACTTCcgagaaaaaaaaaggattaATATTCGACATATACTACATTATTCTCAAGAGGAAACAtatgaatggaagaagaatgcaGCTAGCTACGCAGCTCACCCAGTTGCCTGgctatttatttacttttccatttaatgttaatatttttatttttgtgaagGCCATGACCTCTCTTTATGTTTTTAGTCGAAAACAATTATTAATATTGTATATTTTGTGGAAGTCTTAACATTTTCTGATACTCTTGATTATTCATATTCTATATATGTGTACCAATTATGAACTTTAGTTTTATGGAACCATTGGTCTTTGAATTGAAGAAATTGTAAATGACAGGTGAACCTGAACAATAGTATGCATATAAATAAGCATGACCCCATTGTCAACTGAAATTGGATAATATATGGAGATCTATACAGAAGGGTTGGGATGTTAGGGTAGACAAGGGCAAAGCACAATGAAGAGAATGAGTCCCCAACAGTAATTGATGAATTAAGATTACTAGCCTTAACATAAGTCTTGTAGTCATGTATTTTTCAGTGGTTTATGTATTTTTCTCAACAGTGTAGGCAAGTTACAATTTTGCAGAGCTGCTGTTgattatttagttatttatataaatgTTGGAAGTGCAGATCCTGGTAGCAGTGGAAATGGTTTGGCACGAACGATATTGCTTCGTAATCCCAAATCTGGTATGTCAAGAAATATCCTTTTTTTTGTCTTATGAATTTTGATGCTTGTGTTATCTATTTGCAAGTTGTTTGACATGTGATAGGATTTAATTCTCATTTTTCTATCTCGATTTCTTGACGATTTCATTAAATTTGATGGTCTTATGGTCTGACAAGAAGGTCATACTTATTTTTCATGTGATCTTTCTTGAGGATTTTGAATGTTTAGTTTCATTTGTTTGACAGGAAATGCAACACAGTATCTCTTTGTAAATGGGGTGCTTCAAGAACTTCAGTGGTTTAAGAACTTATATGGATCTTGGTTTCTGGGAGATTATATAACTGAAGGTatatgtttgattttctaagaTGCAAAGTGGGGCATTATTGTTGATATTACTTTAGATACATTGCTTTTTCTCAGTAATATCTTATCTGATTAAAGTAATAGTCCCATATAATTTCTTAGTCTGATTGAAACATCATTATTACTCCTTGTGTTAGTAGTCTCTATCTTTTGGTCTGTCACTCCTGAAGAAACTGTAATTAAATAATAGTTTCAGAGAAATTGTTTGCAaattttcttatctttcttatttttcactCTGGTAGATGGTCGGTTGTATTTATCCACACCAATTGATCCTGTTTTCATCATGTTGCCTGTATTTGATGAAGCTAGAATGAAGGTAATTCtgtgcttctttttcttcttaataTGTTCTTGTTCATCTGAGTAAGATGAACTACAGTTGATGAACCAGATTGGACGTTAGTTGCCATCCTGGATCCACTAAACTTATACTTCTGAGGGTTGTGAGGGATTAGTTAGTTCTGGGGTATTTCTTCCCTAAAAGTTATTTCTTTCTCAATAGCACCGATTCTTCAAAATGCATGCAGAAAGGGGATGAGCCTGGAAAGTTCAGACAGTTAGATGAGATCTTGTTTATTGATCGGTTCCCTGATTATCAACAACTATTTTCGACTGTGGAGAACTGCATGCAAGTAGTTTGTGATGTCAAAGGTAGTTCGTTGCTTATACACCTTCTGTTAATTTAAAATTCTGCTCATTTGTCTTGTCATCTCATGGAGAAGTTTATTGTGCAAAAAATGATGAGTTTGTTGTTTATTTCTTTATACTGGTGATGACAATGTAGCATGGTGATCTCATTGTTAGTCATTCTCTTGTTTTTTAATTCTCAGAGTTAGTAGGATAAGTTTTCTTTGTAATGTTGCAATAAAACTGTCAATAAAGGTGACTATTTAATGGAATGCAACGTAAGATAGATGCTGGACTTATTCTACTGAGATCATGCTGTTGTAATAGTTATCGAAGTTAATTGTTATTCTGTTCATTAAATTTGTCCCCTTCCTCCCATTTGCATATGCAGAAGTTGGATCCTCAAAATTCTTTAGGCTTGACGACTCAAAGGTTCTACGTTGGCTGTGCTACAAGGTGTGTCTATATTTTCTTAATTATCAATTTAGTTCACATGACACTAAGAAATCTAGTTTACACAAATGTAGTTGAATATTGGATCCATCCTCTATATGATATGAAGGTGGTAGATTATTTAGCAAACGAGTGCCTAGCTACGTGAGGTTTATTATGTAAATATTACTCGTCTACAAGTATCCATCTAGAAAGGTGCCCAAAGTATACTTGGATGCCTTTATAGAGGGTCTGCAATCTATCTATTacttttctctttatcttaAGGTGTTTGTTTGGCTATCTTTGATTTTGTTGCTACTTGCTATTATTTGGTTTTATTGAGGTTTTATAGTTCTTTTTATGTTAGGTTTATCTGCTGAAGGAGACACTACTGAAATTGGACAAAAACTATGCTGTTCAAGGAGAGAAAGAGACATGTAAAGTGCCCATGACCATTCTGTCATCTAACTTCTGTGGAATTTTTTTCTGTTGAGGTCAAATTAGGAGCTAAATAATAGTTTGCATATGGAGATAAAAAAGACTGATAGATGTTGCCCTTGAAATGTGTGTTTGTGCGGTAGTGAGAGCACAAGCACATTGTATGGTCTCAGATTTAGGATTTTTCTGTACTTTGGTATATATTGCACAAAAATGATGAGGGTATATATGCAAATGGAAGCTGCTACCAGACACTTGAGCTTCTGTGGTCCAGTCTCTCCTGTCTAACAATTTTTATGCTCTCAACATTAAAAAGTTATGCAAATGCTCCTTAACATGGGTCCCAACCAATCAAATGGGTCTTGTATAGAGACGTGTGAGCATTCTGTAGTGCCATCCTTTGCAAGTTGTAGAACTGATGTTTCTATTTAGTGAAAAGCTGGCTGAAACCTTTTCCGGAGATATGTACATCATAATGCGTTGAAACAAATGATGTGTGATGTACATTTTTAAATTTGGGAAATATAAATACTAGAGTATAGTAGAATTCTTGACTTTGCTCCTATGCAAAAATCATACTTTTGGTCACCGGTTCTTTTCTTGGTTGATGAATTATTATTAACATTCTGAATTTTACTGATGTAGTGATGGATGCAGTCTCTATATTAGGAGAGTACTTGAAGGATGAGCCTTGGTTGAAGCTTTTGTGTAACCACCTTAAGTATGCCCTTCCAAAATGTCCTATTTTgaagattttaattttgaattttcatcCCTTTTAAGCATAATTTTGGGTTTGCAGGTTAAATATACTTGAGGTCAATGGTAAAGCACATACAAGTGTTGATGGAACTAATAGCTCACATTTATGCAATGATATACAggtatttatcattttttttcctttttaagaCCTTTTTCCTTTGATGAGCCCTAGCATATTTGCCTTGTTGGATGTTGATTTGTTTAGTgtttaataatttctttttttcccCATTCAAGGAACGAAGTGATGAAAAGAAGGCTTCAAATGCGATTGCAAAGAAGGGGGGTAGACAAgctaagaaaataaaaatggagACAGAATCACATAACATCAAAGACATGTTTACTAGGGCTACCAGAAAGAAAAGCTGAATTATTCCAATTCCAATTCCAAGTGTGTCATTGTCATAATTTTCTAATGTATCGTATTCTATATCCCTCAATTACTGGATAAGCACTGAGTCAGATCCTAGTTTGTACCGTTAATGTCAGTATTTATTTCAagattttactattttttctttttattttgatacTACATTACTATTCTTTTTATAATCCTCACTCCTTTTGGGTTAAAATATCGGATTAGGATATAGGGAAAAATCATATAATACTAcactttatatttaattaaattataataaaaaataattagttaatttcaTGTCTGCTATGTAAATTTTTTGTCACGTTCTTATTAGTATCCACTTTATTTATTGTAGTAAACTTTTTGGGCCCTCGCCTAAGTAGAAATAtatgttttttaatttatttcaaacaagaaatttgattttaaaattaaattaattttaagttaATTGTATTACAATCGGACCTTTAGGGAAAGTTAAGAAAATAGTAATTTAAGCTTATTGATTAAAGTAAAGTGGACAACATGAATAACtatcaatcaaataaaaatatactacacttttaaattatttatataaattttaatattaaaataatcattcGTACACCTAGTAAAATGAATATTCGATATAtctattattcacattatttagtgtttttattgtctacctatatttttttttttaatattgttaaAAGGGACAGAAATTTGGACCTTGGATGGATAGCCTCTGCCTCCCATTCTAATAGGAATAGGCCAGCATATCCTTTCTCCATATTAAAGCATATGCCCCATCTAGTGAACGTCACCCTCAGAAGTCAAAATAAGGAGAATTTAGTTCTCAAGGGAAGTCCATACTCCATATTGTTACTATCCGTATATTTTGGATTGTGTGCTGATGAATATTTTTGTACAAAGAGAACAATTACATTGACATGCTTCAAACAGGCCACAGGCGGACTGGTACGCACCGTCAAATAAAGTGCACTTCAAATGTTAGCACGTCCTCCTTTATAATGAATAAGTGGATTGACGAATTAGGGTAGTTTGGATAGATTGataaggtttttttttttaccttatAAAAAGGTATAGTATtaatatttgatataatttttaaaattaaattataattttttaaaaaattattttagtgtttacggagaagttaaaaaaaaaataacttctctcaaataaattttttttatcgttttttcttaaaataagtatttttgGAACTAcaaattcaaatacaaaataatttatttataatatacttttaatataagcatttattgtttaaactatttttttaaaagtaacttAATTAAAATGTTTATCCAAACTGGGTCTTAGtttatttaacattttttaagttaatttaaattaatataaaataataattaaaaaattaatacaaataaaaaataattaaattataatataattttttattatttttaaatttttaattctaataaaattatttaaaataatattcgtcaataaaattatttttattttaaaatataagttAGATGatttaagtatatatatataaatataaatataaaataaaataaataactgaaaagaaaaaaaatagaaaataaaaaatatatttaaaaattatataattattaatttttataatactaatttgttatatatatataagtttgCTTTGCCTACCAAAATCCAcgaatttgtttttatttgacAGATTTTAAATTCTACCACAACCCATTCTTTTTAATAAGTTTGACAAGTTCGACTCGTTTTGCCACTCTTATTTCTTGTAAAATATGACATAATGAACTCATTATGCGTGCCTTGTAATATGTTATACTGAGGTTTGAATCTTGGCGATAGCCAAATAGAATTAGAAATTGTCCAATCCataaaaaaaactttatttacttatcttttttaaataaactaGAGTAAAATTTACATGAGGTAAATTATTTAtactatatattataataaatattatattatttagagATTGAttagataatatataaattaatattaaatttagtgtattttatattaaaaatattttttaaaaatatttatttaataatttgtatataatttcatataattattcaactaaaatgtaatataaattaaaatttagtttattatttaaatctatttatttttaaaaaaagacataattttttatattaaa
This sequence is a window from Arachis stenosperma cultivar V10309 chromosome 10, arast.V10309.gnm1.PFL2, whole genome shotgun sequence. Protein-coding genes within it:
- the LOC130956021 gene encoding uncharacterized protein LOC130956021 translates to MSWCEGVKEPRVLVAPDPGSSGNGLARTILLRNPKSGNATQYLFVNGVLQELQWFKNLYGSWFLGDYITEDGRLYLSTPIDPVFIMLPVFDEARMKKGDEPGKFRQLDEILFIDRFPDYQQLFSTVENCMQVVCDVKEVGSSKFFRLDDSKVLRWLCYKVYLLKETLLKLDKNYAVQGEKETLMDAVSILGEYLKDEPWLKLLCNHLKLNILEVNGKAHTSVDGTNSSHLCNDIQERSDEKKASNAIAKKGGRQAKKIKMETESHNIKDMFTRATRKKS